The Desulfuromonadales bacterium genome contains the following window.
GCCGTCGTCCTCGCCTGTTGCGGTCGCCTGGCGGCGGAAAAGAACCTGGAAACGCTGCTGGCTGCCTTCAGCCGGCTTTCCCCGGCGTCGCCGGTGCGGCTGCTGCTGATCGGCGACGGTCCACTGCGGGTGAAGCTCGAGGCGGCCGGCGACCCGCGGGTGATCTTCACCGGCTATCGGCGCGGCGAGGAGCTGGCCCGGCTCTACGCTTCTGCCGACCTGTTCGTCTTCCCGTCTCTGAGCGACACCTTCGGCAACGTGCTGCTCGAAGCGATGGCTTCGGGGCTGCCGGCGGTCGCCTTCGACGTGCCGGGACCGCGCGACGTGGTCCGCCATGGCGAAACCGGCCTGCTGGTCGGGCAGGTCGGGGCCGAGGCCCTGACCGCCGCTCTCGCCGGCCTGATCGCCGATCCCGCCCGGATGGCGGGTATGTCAGCGAATGCCCGCGAGTTCGCGGCCGGCCAGGACTGGGAAACGATCAATTCCGTAGTGCGCCGGCGCTACATCGAAGTCGTCACCACCGCAAAGCCGGCGATGCTGCCTGGGGCAGTCGCCGGGAAAGGAGTGCAATCATGTCCGTGATCGAAGCTTCACTGCGGGGCAAGGGGTGGACCGCTTTCATCAGTCGCCACGTCACCACGCGGGAAGTCGTGCTGATGCAGCGTCTCTTCGACCTGCGCCGGTATGCCCCGCTGACCGCCCTCTGCCTGTTCGCCAGCCGCCTCGGCGACGGGCCGCTCTGGTGGGTGAGCGGCATGGTGCTGCTGGCGGTCGGCTCCGGCCCGACCCGCTGGGCGGTGCTCGGCGCGGCGCTGGCCGTCGCGCTCTCCGTCACCCTGTTCATGGCGGTCAAGAACCTCATCGGCCGGCCGCGGCCTTACGAAACCTGGTGCGATCTGCCGTGCCTGCTGGCGCCGCCCGACCGCTTCTCCTTCCCCTCCGGGCACACCATGACCGCCTTTGCCGTCTGTGGCAATTACGCCGTGCTCGTTCCGGGCTCGGAGCTCTTCTTCTTCCCGGTCGCACTCCTCATCGGCCTCTCCAGGGTTTTTCTCGGCTGCCACTATCCCACCGACGTGCTGGCCGGCGCCGCCCTCGGCAGCGGCATCGGTCTCGGGACGGCCCGGCTGCTGGCGGGGTTGATCGGTTTT
Protein-coding sequences here:
- a CDS encoding phosphatase PAP2 family protein, with amino-acid sequence MSVIEASLRGKGWTAFISRHVTTREVVLMQRLFDLRRYAPLTALCLFASRLGDGPLWWVSGMVLLAVGSGPTRWAVLGAALAVALSVTLFMAVKNLIGRPRPYETWCDLPCLLAPPDRFSFPSGHTMTAFAVCGNYAVLVPGSELFFFPVALLIGLSRVFLGCHYPTDVLAGAALGSGIGLGTARLLAGLIGF